From the Fulvia fulva chromosome 2, complete sequence genome, one window contains:
- a CDS encoding Leucine-rich repeat extensin-like protein 3, which produces MGPLSYASLITAAAVGTSALAVPAPAANLVRDLATFVKFAETVTVDPNSTVSDWFGVDLVTNALGVCNITGYEAVAGIGLNGAGLGENLKLEGFMSELLDITFFHANSNGFTGSIPDVSRLMCLYEIDLSNNFLSGEFPTTVLDAPLTFLDLRFNKLEGELPKELFTKTDMDVIFLNNNLLSGEIPPTGNISTLYITLANNEFTGKIPADLANNKGLKEILLLGNQLEDNVPEELCALDLDVLDVSDNIKLSGKLGPKCKKLVDSGVLNINGTALEV; this is translated from the exons ATGGGTCCACTCTCTTACGCTTCCCTTATCACCGCCGCTGCGGTCGGCACCTCTGCTCTCGCAGTGCCAGCACCAGCCGCCAACCTGGTTCGGGACCTTGCCACCTTCGTGAAGTTCGCCGAGACCGTGACTGTCGACCCAAACAGCACAGTATCTGACTG GTTCGGCGTAGACCTCGTCACCAATGCCCTCGGAGTCTGCAACATCACCG GCTACGAAGCCGTTGCTGGTATTGGCCTCAACGGGGCCGGTCTTGGCGAGAACTTGAAACTGGAAGGGTTTATGAGCGAGCTTCTGGACATCACCTTCTTCCACGCCAACTCCAACGGCTTCACGGGCAGTATTCCAGACGTCTCAAGGCTGATGTGCCTCTACGAGATTGATCTGAGCAACAACTTTCTCTCCGGCGAGTTCCCAACAACAGTCTTGGACGCACCACTTACCTTCCTCGACCTCCGCTTCAACAAGCTCGAAGGCGAGCTTCCCAAGGAGCTCTTCACTAAGACCGACATGGATGTCATTTTCCTCAACAATAACCTCCTCTCCGGCGAGATCCCACCGACCGGCAACATATCGACTCTCTACATCACTTTGGCCAACAACGAGTTTACTGGCAAGATCCCCGCGGATCTTGCGAACAACAAGGGCCTGAAGGAGATTCTTCTGTTGGGTAACCAGCTTGAGGACAACGTTCCAGAGGAGCTTTGCGCTCTTGATCTGGATGTGCTGGATGTGTCTGACAACATCAAGCTCAGTGGCAAGTTGGGACCTAAGTGCAAGAAGTTGGTGGACAGTGGTGTCTTGAACATCAATGGCACTGCTCTTGAGGTGTAG